Proteins encoded within one genomic window of Enterococcus haemoperoxidus ATCC BAA-382:
- a CDS encoding alpha/beta fold hydrolase: protein MTNNYEFPTPTLISVNDVELEVFEAGQKNGGQPIVLCHGWPEHAYSWRHQVMPLVEAGYHVIIPNQRGYGESSCPKEVTKYDIEHLTGDLVALLDYYEYKDAIFMGHDWGASVVWSMALLHPERVRKMINLCLPYQIRGEKPWIDFMEEFFGDEYYFVHFNKQPGVADAILDENTSQFLQNLYRKNVPVQGPAEGMEMINLAKASQPLGEPVMSDEDLSVYISGFKKTGFTPSINWYRNLNRNWDLLADVSPILHQPTLMVDGEKDSIPPLPNIKDFVPNIDVESLNAGHWIQEERPNELNQIILEWLEK, encoded by the coding sequence ATGACAAACAATTATGAATTTCCCACACCAACACTTATCTCAGTTAATGATGTGGAGCTAGAGGTTTTTGAAGCTGGACAAAAAAATGGGGGGCAGCCTATCGTTCTCTGCCACGGCTGGCCTGAGCATGCCTATTCTTGGAGACATCAAGTGATGCCTCTTGTAGAAGCAGGTTATCACGTGATTATTCCTAATCAACGCGGGTATGGAGAATCTTCTTGTCCAAAAGAAGTCACAAAATATGATATTGAACATTTAACGGGCGATCTTGTAGCGTTATTGGATTACTATGAGTACAAAGATGCCATTTTTATGGGTCATGATTGGGGCGCAAGCGTTGTTTGGAGTATGGCTTTGCTACATCCAGAACGTGTTCGTAAAATGATTAACTTATGCTTACCCTACCAAATTCGTGGAGAGAAACCTTGGATTGATTTCATGGAAGAATTTTTTGGAGATGAGTACTATTTTGTTCATTTTAACAAACAACCAGGTGTTGCAGATGCTATTTTAGACGAAAATACATCCCAATTTCTTCAGAACTTATATCGGAAAAACGTGCCAGTTCAAGGTCCTGCTGAAGGGATGGAAATGATTAATCTGGCTAAAGCAAGCCAGCCGTTAGGTGAACCTGTTATGAGCGATGAAGATCTTTCTGTTTATATCTCAGGCTTCAAGAAGACAGGTTTCACGCCAAGCATCAATTGGTACAGAAATTTAAATCGTAATTGGGATTTATTAGCTGATGTATCTCCTATTCTTCATCAACCAACATTGATGGTTGATGGCGAGAAAGACAGTATTCCGCCGCTTCCAAACATAAAAGACTTTGTACCTAATATAGATGTTGAGAGTTTAAATGCTGGTCATTGGATTCAAGAAGAAAGACCTAATGAGCTCAATCAAATAATTTTGGAATGGCTGGAAAAATGA
- a CDS encoding helix-turn-helix transcriptional regulator: protein MKIERMLTIIVMLLNRNRVTANELAEKFEVSVRTIYRDIETINLAGIPIISHSGNNGGFSIYESYKLNHQVLTLNNLSSLLSVLKDINSTVDDIELESTIEKLQNIVPENKVDHLKLHMEQIIIDLHPYGDTPDQKTLVKTIRKAITETELLTIDYRNYDNIVSKRQVEPMSLVFKNYTWYLFAYCLLKEDFRIFRVSRISDFHLDNQSFKRREKSYHEITALLNEQTTMTTIVLKVSPKMKSRVEDVFNKEDIEVLETGELLVTATFPDKEWLFSLIFSFGEHIEILAPKEMRQTMASKLKLMAEKYH, encoded by the coding sequence ATGAAAATAGAACGTATGTTAACCATTATTGTGATGTTACTTAATAGAAATCGTGTAACAGCCAATGAATTGGCTGAGAAATTTGAAGTGTCGGTCCGGACTATTTACCGAGATATCGAAACAATCAATCTAGCTGGTATTCCCATCATTTCGCATTCTGGAAACAATGGTGGATTCAGCATTTATGAGAGTTATAAATTAAATCATCAAGTGTTGACTCTTAATAATCTGTCTTCCCTTCTGTCTGTTCTCAAGGATATTAATTCTACAGTTGACGATATTGAGTTAGAATCAACCATAGAAAAACTACAAAATATCGTTCCTGAAAACAAGGTAGATCATCTAAAGCTGCACATGGAACAAATCATCATTGATTTACATCCTTATGGAGACACGCCTGACCAAAAAACTTTAGTTAAGACAATCAGAAAAGCTATTACAGAGACTGAATTACTGACGATTGATTACAGGAATTATGATAATATCGTCAGTAAAAGACAAGTTGAACCTATGTCACTCGTATTTAAAAATTATACTTGGTATTTATTTGCTTATTGTCTTTTAAAAGAAGACTTCAGAATATTTAGAGTTTCTCGTATAAGTGATTTTCACCTTGATAATCAATCATTCAAACGTCGAGAAAAATCCTATCATGAGATTACGGCATTATTAAATGAGCAAACAACCATGACAACAATTGTCTTGAAAGTTTCCCCTAAAATGAAGTCTCGTGTAGAGGATGTTTTTAATAAAGAAGACATTGAGGTGTTAGAAACAGGGGAACTTCTTGTTACAGCGACTTTTCCCGATAAAGAATGGTTGTTCTCACTTATATTTAGTTTTGGAGAACATATAGAGATCTTAGCACCAAAAGAAATGCGCCAAACAATGGCCTCTAAACTCAAATTGATGGCTGAAAAATATCATTAA
- the rihC gene encoding ribonucleoside hydrolase RihC yields MKKPRKIIIDTDPGIDDAVAIAAALFDERLDVKLFTTVAGNVGVDKVTKNLLKLLAFWDKGVPVAIGSDRPLLREAINASDIHGSTGMDGYEFPESKYELLTKNHAVIEMYKVLMESKEKTTIVGIGPLTNTALLLRLYPECAERIEELVIMGGSLGRGNYGVLSEFNIAADPEAAKIVFESKIALTMVSLDVGEKALVLPEDCDKIQKMNKTGDMIAQLFQHYRGGNLETGLKMYDGCVIAYLLEPEMFEVKESYVAVETQGTLTSGATLVDLEGYLSKEVNCRVCVDVDEKQFGQWFLEAIRKCD; encoded by the coding sequence GTGAAGAAACCAAGAAAAATCATCATCGATACAGATCCTGGCATCGATGATGCTGTTGCAATTGCTGCTGCGTTATTTGATGAAAGGTTGGACGTCAAGCTTTTTACGACAGTTGCAGGTAATGTCGGTGTGGATAAAGTAACAAAAAATTTGCTGAAATTGTTGGCTTTTTGGGACAAGGGAGTACCAGTTGCGATTGGCTCTGATCGCCCGTTGCTACGTGAAGCAATCAATGCAAGTGATATTCATGGCAGCACTGGAATGGATGGGTATGAATTTCCAGAATCTAAGTACGAACTATTAACAAAAAATCATGCAGTGATCGAAATGTACAAAGTGTTGATGGAGTCTAAAGAAAAAACGACGATTGTTGGGATCGGACCATTAACGAATACTGCACTTTTACTTAGGCTTTATCCAGAATGTGCGGAAAGAATCGAAGAACTTGTGATTATGGGAGGGTCTTTAGGTAGAGGGAATTATGGAGTATTGTCAGAATTTAACATTGCTGCTGATCCAGAAGCGGCGAAGATCGTATTTGAAAGTAAGATAGCGTTGACGATGGTGAGCTTAGATGTTGGAGAGAAAGCATTAGTCTTGCCAGAAGATTGTGACAAGATCCAGAAAATGAATAAAACTGGAGACATGATCGCTCAGTTGTTTCAACACTATCGTGGAGGTAACTTAGAGACTGGCTTGAAGATGTATGATGGTTGTGTAATTGCTTATTTGTTAGAGCCTGAAATGTTTGAAGTTAAAGAGTCATATGTTGCAGTTGAAACTCAAGGGACGTTGACGTCTGGTGCGACTTTGGTTGATTTAGAAGGGTATTTGAGTAAAGAAGTGAATTGTCGAGTTTGTGTGGATGTTGATGAGAAACAATTTGGACAGTGGTTTTTAGAAGCGATTAGGAAATGTGATTGA
- the mprF gene encoding bifunctional lysylphosphatidylglycerol flippase/synthetase MprF yields the protein MKNRLRQLKHWMKEHSLILKLIFLGSVLIFVANQVTHIVQGMTWQDVFHTMGQQNRFRIIGMVLAGFIGVLPMLLYDLVVVKVLEEQGKPKMNRWEWFVSAWVTNTINNLAGFGGVVGATLRANFYGKDAPRKKVVATVSKVALFMISGLSILSFVAFIDVFFIRPDSLFREYWVWLLAGSFIAPALLLFTQLKKYTLFKDFFPKGIYLLFGASLGQWLGAMFVFLSVGALMKVDVSLLSVYPMFVIATLIGMLTMVPGGMGTFDVLMILGLAQLGVGQSTAVVWLIYYRLFYYVLPFITGIILFIHQTGIKINRFLDNLPRMFSQKVAHFILVAALYFAGIMMVLLSTITNLSNVSRLFKFLLPFSFDFLDQTFNMLIGFLLLGLARGISMKVKKAYWPTIGLLIFGIVNTVSRTSSWQLILVYLVILSAVFLARKEFYREKFVYSWGALSVDSVLFSFLFIIYAVAGYYSSHPDKTGPLPHMFLLFPSDDVWFSGLIGLGISMIGLITLYQYLADTTKSLGESYHEARLTALIDKYGGTQGSHLLYLKNYSYYYYQEKNEDEVLFAYQIKGNKCFVLADPIGNKEKWAQATLAFMDAADLLGYQAAFYRVSETYTMVLHDLGFNFMKVGEEGIVDLAHGNSESISLVTKSMELKHLNNLGYTFRMYHEPVSDELFQALARVSEEWLGNARERNFVGGHFDREYLMLSDIGIMKNERHEVVGFITAKPIVKNLEMSYDLLRYTEMAPKQVTDFLLAHFIAEYQERGYHTIDLGTAPLSNVGETKYSFLNERFINIFYKYGDQVYGFKDTRKEKEHYVTNWESRYFAYSKQSNVLFAFIQLALLVERGKGKAASLVEEVMIGENI from the coding sequence ATGAAAAATAGACTGAGGCAACTAAAACACTGGATGAAAGAGCACAGCTTAATATTAAAATTAATTTTTCTAGGTTCGGTTTTAATTTTTGTTGCGAATCAGGTAACACATATTGTCCAAGGAATGACTTGGCAGGACGTTTTTCATACTATGGGGCAGCAGAACCGCTTTCGTATAATAGGAATGGTTTTAGCCGGATTTATTGGTGTATTGCCGATGCTTTTATACGACTTAGTGGTCGTAAAAGTATTGGAGGAGCAAGGTAAGCCAAAAATGAATCGTTGGGAATGGTTTGTTTCTGCTTGGGTCACGAATACGATCAATAATCTCGCTGGATTTGGCGGTGTGGTGGGCGCAACGTTACGGGCTAATTTTTATGGAAAAGACGCGCCGCGTAAAAAAGTTGTAGCCACGGTTTCGAAAGTTGCACTGTTTATGATTTCTGGTCTATCTATTTTATCATTTGTTGCATTTATTGATGTCTTTTTTATTCGACCGGATAGTTTGTTTCGAGAGTATTGGGTGTGGCTGCTTGCTGGAAGTTTTATTGCGCCAGCGTTATTGCTGTTTACTCAATTAAAAAAATATACGTTGTTTAAAGATTTTTTCCCGAAAGGTATTTATCTTCTATTTGGGGCTTCGCTTGGGCAGTGGTTAGGTGCGATGTTTGTCTTTTTAAGTGTAGGAGCATTGATGAAAGTCGATGTATCGCTGCTTTCGGTGTATCCAATGTTTGTGATTGCGACCTTGATCGGCATGCTGACAATGGTGCCAGGTGGTATGGGAACTTTTGATGTATTGATGATTTTAGGATTAGCACAATTAGGCGTGGGGCAATCAACTGCAGTTGTTTGGCTAATATATTATCGTCTATTTTATTACGTCTTGCCTTTTATTACTGGAATTATTTTATTTATTCATCAAACAGGGATCAAAATCAATCGATTTTTAGATAATTTACCACGAATGTTCTCGCAAAAAGTGGCGCACTTCATATTAGTAGCAGCTCTTTATTTTGCGGGGATTATGATGGTTTTGCTTTCAACGATCACCAACTTATCGAATGTTAGTCGATTGTTTAAATTTTTATTGCCGTTTTCTTTTGATTTTTTAGATCAAACCTTCAATATGTTGATCGGATTTTTATTGTTAGGGCTTGCTCGAGGGATTTCTATGAAAGTAAAAAAAGCGTATTGGCCAACGATTGGGTTGTTGATTTTTGGGATTGTTAATACGGTTTCTAGAACGTCTTCTTGGCAGCTGATCTTAGTGTATCTCGTAATTCTTTCAGCTGTTTTTTTAGCAAGAAAAGAGTTTTACCGAGAAAAATTTGTTTATTCTTGGGGAGCACTTTCTGTTGATAGTGTTTTGTTTAGTTTCTTGTTTATTATTTATGCAGTAGCTGGGTATTATAGTTCTCATCCGGATAAAACAGGACCGCTTCCGCATATGTTTTTACTCTTTCCATCAGATGATGTTTGGTTCTCTGGTTTGATTGGGTTGGGTATTTCGATGATCGGCTTGATTACGCTATATCAGTACTTAGCAGACACGACAAAAAGTTTAGGTGAGTCTTATCATGAAGCTCGTTTAACGGCGCTAATCGATAAATATGGGGGGACACAAGGGAGTCATCTGCTGTATTTGAAAAATTATTCTTATTACTACTACCAGGAAAAAAATGAAGATGAAGTCCTATTTGCTTATCAAATCAAAGGCAATAAGTGTTTTGTTTTAGCTGATCCAATCGGCAATAAAGAAAAATGGGCTCAAGCCACATTAGCTTTTATGGATGCTGCCGACTTACTTGGGTATCAAGCGGCATTTTACCGTGTTAGTGAAACATACACAATGGTTCTTCATGATTTAGGATTTAATTTTATGAAGGTTGGCGAAGAAGGAATCGTTGATCTTGCTCATGGCAACTCGGAATCGATTTCTTTAGTGACAAAGAGTATGGAGTTAAAGCATTTAAATAATTTAGGATACACATTTAGGATGTATCACGAACCTGTTTCAGACGAGCTCTTTCAAGCGTTAGCTCGTGTATCAGAGGAGTGGCTCGGGAATGCTCGGGAACGGAATTTTGTCGGTGGTCATTTTGATAGAGAGTATCTCATGTTAAGCGATATTGGCATCATGAAAAATGAACGGCATGAAGTAGTTGGATTTATTACCGCTAAGCCAATTGTTAAAAATCTAGAAATGTCTTATGACTTATTACGTTATACTGAAATGGCTCCAAAGCAGGTTACCGATTTCTTGCTAGCTCATTTCATTGCGGAATATCAAGAGCGAGGTTATCATACGATTGATCTAGGAACGGCTCCGCTATCGAATGTTGGTGAAACGAAGTATTCATTTTTAAATGAGCGTTTTATCAATATATTTTATAAATATGGCGATCAGGTATATGGATTTAAAGATACGCGAAAAGAAAAAGAACACTATGTGACAAACTGGGAGTCTAGGTACTTTGCTTATTCCAAGCAAAGTAATGTGCTGTTTGCTTTTATTCAACTAGCATTATTGGTTGAGCGAGGGAAAGGCAAAGCCGCTTCTCTGGTGGAAGAGGTAATGATCGGGGAGAACATTTGA
- a CDS encoding glycerol dehydrogenase — protein sequence MRKAFISPTKYVQGEDELLNLGYFVTTFGKKALLIAHADDVERVKDKLDKTAEKFNISFVESNFHGEASRVEVARLQKVAKENECDCVIGLGGGKAIDTAKCVAEGHNLIIVPTIVATDAPTSHSAVLYTEDGQFDDYAYFVQSPSVVLIDTVVIANAPTRFLVSGMGDALSTYFEARATHNSYSNVNAGLPCGAREGVCPPAKGTNTALALAKLCYETILEDGLKAKEASDNNVVTPALENIIEANILLSGLGFESAGLAAIHAIHDGLTVLHDAHGATHGEKVAFSTICQLVLENAPKAELYEVLEFALSIGLPVCLADLGVKEISDAELTEVAEKSCIPEESIHSMPFPITIDQVKAAIIVADKIGQEYKNK from the coding sequence ATGAGAAAAGCGTTTATTAGTCCAACGAAATACGTTCAAGGTGAAGATGAGTTATTGAATTTAGGTTACTTTGTCACAACATTTGGAAAAAAAGCACTCTTGATCGCTCACGCAGATGATGTCGAACGAGTAAAAGACAAACTGGATAAAACCGCTGAAAAATTTAATATTTCTTTTGTTGAAAGTAATTTCCACGGAGAAGCATCACGGGTAGAAGTAGCCCGCCTGCAAAAAGTAGCGAAAGAAAATGAGTGTGATTGTGTAATCGGCCTTGGTGGTGGGAAAGCAATCGATACAGCGAAATGTGTAGCTGAAGGACACAACTTGATCATCGTACCAACAATCGTTGCAACAGATGCTCCAACAAGCCATTCCGCAGTTCTATATACAGAAGATGGTCAGTTTGATGATTATGCTTACTTTGTTCAAAGCCCAAGTGTAGTTTTGATCGATACCGTCGTTATCGCGAATGCGCCAACACGTTTCTTGGTATCTGGGATGGGAGATGCTTTATCAACTTATTTTGAGGCAAGAGCAACGCATAATTCTTATTCTAATGTAAATGCTGGTTTGCCTTGTGGGGCTCGTGAAGGGGTTTGTCCGCCGGCTAAAGGCACGAATACGGCATTAGCATTAGCTAAACTATGTTATGAAACGATTTTAGAAGACGGACTAAAAGCTAAAGAAGCTTCAGATAATAACGTGGTAACACCAGCTTTAGAAAATATTATCGAAGCAAATATTTTACTTTCAGGTTTAGGGTTTGAAAGTGCTGGCTTGGCTGCAATCCATGCGATCCATGATGGATTGACCGTTTTACATGACGCACATGGTGCAACACATGGCGAAAAAGTAGCGTTCAGTACGATTTGTCAGTTGGTTTTAGAAAACGCACCAAAAGCTGAATTATATGAGGTATTGGAGTTTGCTTTATCGATTGGGTTACCTGTTTGTTTAGCCGATTTAGGGGTGAAAGAAATCTCAGATGCTGAGCTAACAGAGGTAGCTGAAAAATCATGTATTCCAGAAGAATCAATCCACTCAATGCCATTTCCAATTACGATAGATCAAGTGAAAGCAGCGATTATTGTGGCAGATAAGATTGGTCAAGAGTATAAGAACAAGTAA
- the dhaM gene encoding dihydroxyacetone kinase phosphoryl donor subunit DhaM: MSNGVVIVSHVKEIGEGVDRLIKEVAKDVPITVAAGLDQGEVGTSFEKIMDAFEKNPAQTLFAFYDLGSAKMNLEMAIDMTEKEVLLFDTALVESAYTAAALLQVDTPIDVIKEQLAPLKIK, translated from the coding sequence ATGAGTAATGGTGTAGTAATTGTCTCGCATGTCAAAGAAATCGGCGAAGGAGTCGATCGTTTGATCAAAGAAGTGGCAAAAGATGTGCCGATCACTGTTGCAGCAGGATTAGATCAAGGTGAGGTTGGAACTTCATTTGAAAAAATCATGGATGCATTTGAAAAAAATCCTGCGCAGACCTTGTTCGCTTTTTATGATTTAGGGAGTGCCAAAATGAATTTGGAAATGGCCATTGATATGACGGAAAAAGAAGTGTTACTGTTTGATACAGCTTTAGTAGAGAGCGCTTATACAGCGGCAGCATTACTACAAGTAGATACACCGATTGATGTCATAAAGGAGCAGTTAGCGCCTTTAAAAATAAAATGA
- the dhaL gene encoding dihydroxyacetone kinase subunit DhaL: MFTVDNLKKSLQLFKEKIDKNKDYLSELDTPIGDGDHGNNMARGMEAVSESLQSKVPETVQDIFKLTAMALISKVGGASGPLYGTAMMEMAKTSATTSEALPILEAGLTGIEKRGNSKPGEKTMLDAWAPAIEAIKNGTLTDASLESAVEATKEIAATKGRASYVGERSIGHIDPGAMSSMYFFQSLMEAGVFNE, from the coding sequence ATGTTTACTGTAGATAATTTAAAAAAATCACTACAATTATTCAAAGAAAAAATCGATAAAAATAAAGACTATTTAAGTGAATTAGATACGCCAATCGGTGATGGTGATCATGGAAATAATATGGCGCGAGGGATGGAAGCTGTAAGCGAAAGTTTGCAGAGTAAAGTACCAGAAACAGTACAAGATATTTTCAAATTGACGGCAATGGCTTTGATCAGCAAAGTCGGTGGGGCATCAGGTCCGCTTTATGGAACTGCAATGATGGAGATGGCTAAAACTTCGGCAACAACTTCAGAGGCGTTACCCATTTTAGAAGCAGGTTTAACAGGAATTGAAAAACGTGGCAACAGTAAACCAGGTGAAAAAACGATGCTGGATGCATGGGCACCAGCAATCGAAGCAATTAAAAATGGGACCTTAACAGATGCTTCACTTGAATCCGCCGTAGAAGCGACGAAAGAGATCGCAGCAACGAAAGGGCGCGCGTCTTATGTGGGTGAACGTTCTATCGGTCATATTGATCCAGGCGCAATGTCCAGTATGTATTTCTTTCAATCTTTAATGGAAGCAGGTGTGTTCAATGAGTAA
- the dhaK gene encoding dihydroxyacetone kinase subunit DhaK produces the protein MKKIINQAQNVVPEMVQGFVRAHHETIEQVPETFVLKQKEIGKQVALISGGGSGHEPAHAGFVGSGMLQAAVCGQVFTSPTPDQIFEGIKAVDQGQGVVMVVKNYSGDIMNFDMAKDLAEMEDIKVGTVIVDDDIAVEDSTYTQGKRGVAGTILVHKILGAAARNGASVEELVALGERVVSNLKTIGVALTGATVPEVGKPGFVLADDEIEFGVGIHGEPGYKREKIKPSKEMAKELISKLAAAFQWNKGDKFAVLVNGLGGTPLMEQYIFYADAMGLLDAEGVEVSFSKVGNYMTSLEMEGLSVTLLKVEDDWVEALNEEVDTVAW, from the coding sequence ATGAAAAAAATTATCAACCAAGCGCAAAATGTAGTGCCGGAAATGGTACAAGGATTTGTCCGAGCTCATCATGAAACAATAGAACAAGTTCCAGAAACATTCGTATTGAAGCAAAAAGAAATTGGCAAACAAGTTGCTTTGATCAGCGGCGGCGGTAGTGGTCATGAACCAGCCCATGCCGGATTTGTCGGATCAGGGATGTTGCAAGCCGCAGTTTGCGGTCAAGTTTTTACATCACCAACGCCTGATCAGATTTTTGAAGGAATCAAGGCAGTTGATCAAGGACAAGGTGTTGTGATGGTTGTAAAAAACTATTCTGGTGACATCATGAATTTTGATATGGCAAAAGATTTGGCAGAAATGGAAGATATCAAAGTCGGTACAGTTATTGTAGATGATGATATTGCCGTTGAAGATAGCACCTACACTCAAGGTAAACGTGGCGTAGCTGGAACGATTTTAGTTCATAAAATTTTAGGAGCGGCAGCACGAAATGGTGCCTCTGTAGAGGAATTGGTTGCATTAGGAGAACGGGTTGTGAGCAATTTAAAAACGATTGGGGTCGCTTTGACAGGGGCAACGGTTCCAGAAGTTGGAAAGCCAGGGTTTGTGTTAGCTGATGATGAGATTGAATTTGGTGTCGGAATTCACGGTGAACCTGGTTATAAACGAGAAAAAATCAAACCATCTAAGGAGATGGCGAAAGAATTGATTTCAAAATTAGCCGCAGCTTTTCAATGGAATAAGGGTGATAAGTTCGCTGTTTTAGTGAATGGATTAGGTGGAACGCCATTGATGGAACAATATATTTTTTACGCTGATGCAATGGGTTTATTAGATGCTGAGGGCGTAGAAGTTTCGTTTTCAAAAGTCGGCAATTATATGACCTCTTTAGAAATGGAGGGGCTTTCTGTAACGTTGTTGAAAGTAGAAGATGATTGGGTAGAAGCGTTAAATGAAGAGGTTGATACTGTTGCTTGGTAA
- a CDS encoding dihydroxyacetone kinase subunit DhaK, producing the protein MKKLINSSGQIRQQLLAGLTYTYDDTLTWHTKTGIVTKKMISKNKVVLISGGGCGHEPAHVGYIGENMLDCAVMGAIFEPPASSEILQAIEETYNGQGTLLIIKNFEKDLASFLEAERLAKAKGLAVSHVIVDDDCSIESGSFKKRRRGVAGTVFVHKILGAAASQGKSLDELQALGEQLIPLIKTLGVAFSPASPIGIIPQQYELAEDEMYFGIGIHGEPGYRIETMQSSERIAIELVNKLKQQYSKKDLIQAAVLVNGLGNIPLLELGVFMNDVQQLMDIEDIQVVYKRMGNFLTAYNTNGLSLTLLAIKDDKWLDYLRVPTDAFAWR; encoded by the coding sequence ATGAAGAAATTGATTAACTCCAGTGGGCAGATTCGTCAGCAATTATTAGCTGGGCTTACCTATACATATGACGACACATTAACTTGGCACACCAAGACTGGTATTGTTACTAAAAAAATGATTTCTAAAAATAAAGTGGTTTTAATCAGCGGTGGTGGCTGCGGGCATGAACCAGCTCACGTTGGTTACATCGGTGAGAATATGCTAGATTGTGCAGTAATGGGGGCTATTTTTGAACCACCTGCCAGCTCAGAAATTCTTCAAGCTATCGAAGAAACCTACAATGGTCAAGGCACTTTACTGATCATCAAAAACTTTGAAAAAGATTTAGCTAGTTTTTTAGAAGCTGAACGTCTGGCGAAAGCAAAAGGGTTAGCGGTCTCTCATGTGATTGTAGATGATGACTGCTCCATTGAAAGTGGCTCCTTCAAAAAAAGACGGCGCGGTGTGGCTGGAACTGTTTTTGTTCATAAAATTTTAGGTGCAGCCGCATCACAAGGAAAATCTCTAGATGAGCTCCAAGCATTAGGTGAACAGCTGATTCCTCTGATCAAAACATTAGGTGTCGCTTTTTCACCCGCCTCTCCCATTGGGATCATTCCCCAGCAGTATGAATTAGCTGAAGATGAAATGTATTTCGGAATCGGGATTCACGGAGAGCCTGGTTATCGTATCGAAACGATGCAATCTTCTGAACGAATCGCTATTGAGCTAGTAAACAAATTAAAACAACAATACTCAAAAAAAGACCTGATCCAAGCGGCTGTACTAGTGAACGGATTAGGCAACATTCCATTACTGGAACTTGGTGTTTTTATGAATGATGTTCAACAATTAATGGACATTGAAGACATTCAGGTAGTTTATAAACGAATGGGCAATTTTTTAACTGCTTATAATACAAACGGCCTTTCGTTAACTTTATTAGCAATCAAAGACGATAAATGGCTGGATTATTTACGTGTTCCGACTGACGCCTTTGCTTGGAGATAA
- the dhaS gene encoding dihydroxyacetone kinase transcriptional activator DhaS, with translation MTGSLITKKKIAKVFKKLVADIGFEKVTIAKIMKESNMRRQTFYDYFQDKYELADWIFRQEAIEKIEDNLAYEGWQFIVENLFVYFEENQVFYRRILTFEGQNSFQEYYTQHLKALIRQVLVVKKQADEGLGEADRIFLEEFYANAFVSLTTKWIIDGCKIDSYRFSEQMKIAFLMGFEERQ, from the coding sequence ATGACAGGATCACTGATTACGAAAAAGAAAATTGCGAAGGTATTTAAAAAACTAGTTGCGGATATTGGTTTTGAAAAAGTAACGATCGCGAAAATTATGAAGGAAAGCAATATGCGCCGTCAGACGTTTTATGATTATTTTCAAGATAAGTATGAGTTGGCGGACTGGATTTTCCGGCAAGAGGCAATCGAGAAAATCGAAGATAATTTGGCTTATGAAGGTTGGCAATTCATTGTGGAGAATTTATTTGTCTATTTTGAGGAGAATCAGGTCTTTTATCGCAGGATTCTGACTTTTGAGGGACAAAATTCATTTCAAGAATATTATACGCAACATTTAAAAGCATTGATTCGTCAAGTTCTAGTTGTTAAGAAGCAAGCAGATGAGGGGCTTGGGGAAGCAGATCGCATATTTTTGGAAGAATTTTATGCAAATGCATTTGTTTCATTAACGACAAAATGGATCATTGATGGTTGCAAGATTGATTCATATCGATTTTCAGAGCAAATGAAAATTGCTTTTTTAATGGGTTTTGAAGAAAGACAATGA
- a CDS encoding TMEM175 family protein, with amino-acid sequence MSKSRLEAFTDAVIAIVMTILVLELHQPTTDTLAGLAGIERKLFIYIVSFVMLAIYWNNHHHMFQLVKKIDGRVLWANNFFIFTLTLVPFATAWVGDFIDSLVPQLTYGVMTLLANSSYLILTRALIRVNGSDSTLSELFQRYNKSYVSICLNILGLVLGWLIHPYFVLIVNIAILIMWIIPDRRIERQYKE; translated from the coding sequence ATGTCAAAATCAAGACTTGAAGCTTTTACAGATGCTGTGATTGCGATTGTGATGACGATCTTAGTTTTAGAATTGCACCAGCCGACAACCGATACTTTAGCTGGTTTAGCTGGAATTGAGCGCAAATTATTTATATATATAGTAAGTTTTGTGATGTTGGCCATTTATTGGAACAATCATCATCACATGTTTCAATTAGTAAAAAAAATCGATGGACGTGTTCTTTGGGCGAACAACTTTTTTATTTTTACGTTAACGCTTGTTCCATTTGCTACTGCCTGGGTAGGTGACTTTATCGACAGTTTAGTCCCTCAGCTAACTTATGGTGTGATGACGCTTTTGGCGAACAGCTCATATTTGATACTAACTAGAGCGTTGATACGGGTAAATGGCAGCGATTCTACTTTGAGTGAATTGTTTCAGCGCTACAATAAATCCTATGTAAGCATTTGTTTGAATATTCTAGGTTTGGTGTTAGGCTGGTTGATTCATCCTTATTTTGTATTGATTGTCAATATCGCTATTTTGATCATGTGGATCATCCCAGATCGTCGAATTGAACGACAATATAAAGAGTAA